From the Gasterosteus aculeatus chromosome 13, fGasAcu3.hap1.1, whole genome shotgun sequence genome, one window contains:
- the tctn2 gene encoding tectonic-2 yields the protein MAHTLGLFLPRQLSRVMLLIAWAHTQNLVVFQPSRLTATGPDVSALLLGHTSDTVLSLRSVSPSNTTGLIGSPSCGNGVTQWVLTTEQAGKNAVWVQLRLRKNLRLCGKNETDADCCPKPLCVLETLQVSACVGGTPRASLLIQAEIHARLVPANAGAGNKTIIPNQVYQPLGSCPCDLTFRACDIRCCCDKDCSVEEVKLFVSHCLPGPFGGQVPAAPGYQCSEQSSANSPDWFPFLCVNSPPENSPYLGLFYQGDTITSKPGPSFQSPVLSAPLPVRAYIQGSPILLLTDQYFTIPQRGLEQCVNNAPVPFLENFNVNCVTILRSCPAGLPLQTQPTNLSITLKDGQGGDVVVDVIDEVAIDMSLFISNTVATLDEGLVCENVTLALDYTFYWKGNGLTNVTLTRTLGTITFNTSVALTTRYSAVFLNGDLMSEPNSGNPGYQVGRPVIAGTLDTLGNKSGSVQRTSLNVWKPVSDGLCSTAESKPVLFGENSTSGCLLPVSRQDLTRCDLLRDAVTSLQAALITATYVAKSGNPDPLIMTDWANISFVTLNSSTTMDDTTSSCSGVPSHQHIHVLSLITGMVEGRAQRDIHSLLVSYTLSHWALDCGGGDSSPCMDPLETKLFPITSSVTFTDIPISTGPPKTRFQVNFTEYDCNRNNVCWPELAFPMTKYYTGEPYSQSLAKGLILIFFFITASILGTPWRQIRQAWA from the exons ttttcCAGCCGTCACGTCTGACTGCGACCGGACCCGATGTCAGTGCGCTTCTTCTGGGACACACGTCGGACACAGTGCTGAGCCTGAGGTCCGTCTCTCCGTCCAACACCACAG GACTTATTGGCTCTCCATCGTGTGGAAATGGTGTAACACAGTGGGTGCTCACAACGGAGCAGGCGGGAAAG AATGCAGTTTGGGTTCAGCTGAGACTGAGAAAAAATCTGCGCTTGTGTGGTAAGAATGAGACCGACGCGGACTGCTGTCCAAAGCCGCTGTGCGTCCTGGAGACTCTTCAGGTGTCGGCCTGTGTGGGCGGCACGCCTCGGGCATCGCTGCTGATCCAGGCCGAGATACACGCCCGGTTGGTTCCTGCCAATGCTGGAGCTG GTAATAAAACAATCATTCCAAACCAAGTGTACCAGCCCCTGGGCTCTTGTCCCTGTGACCTCACATTCAGAGCTTGTGATATACGCTGCTGCTGTGACAAG GACTGTTCCGTTGAAGAGGTGAAGCTGTTCGTTTCCCACTGTCTCCCCGGGCCCTTTGGTGGACAGGTCCCTGCTGCTCCTGGTTATCAGTGCTCTGAGCAATCCTCCGCAAACTCCCCAGATTGGTTTCCATTTTTATGTGTCAATTCTCCACCTGAAAACAGTCCTTACCTTGGGCTCTTTTACCAGGGGGACACAAT CACATCCAAACCTGGCCCCTCCTTTCAAAGCCCTGTTTTGTCAGCTCCACTGCCAGTTCGGGCTTATATTCAAGGAAGTcccattttattattaactgACCAGTACTTCACTATTCCACAG AGGGGTCTCGAGCAGTGTGTAAACAACGCTCCTGTACCATTTCTGGAAAATTTTAACGTGAATTGTGTAACTATTCTACGCTCCTGTCCAGCTGGACTTCCCTTACAGACGCAACCAACCAATCTGAGTATTACATTGAAGGATGGGCAAGGGG GTGATGTTGTAGTGGATGTAATTGATGAAGTCGCCATCGACATGAGTCTGTTTATTTCAAACACAGTCGCCACTTTGG ATGAGGGGCTGGTTTGTGAGAACGTGACCTTAGCGCTGGATTACACATTCTACTGGAAAGGAAATGGCCTCACGAATGTTACACTGACTCGCACTCTCGGGACAATCACTTTCAATACAAGTG TGGCGTTGACTACGAGGTATTCTGCTGTGTTTCTAAACGGAGACTTAATGAGTGAACCCAACTCGGGAAACCCAG gttatCAGGTGGGAAGGCCTGTCATTGCTGGAACTCTCGACACTTTGGGCAACAAGTCAGGCTCCGTGCAGAGGACGTCACTCAACGTTTGGAAACCAG TGAGTGATGGACTTTGTTCCACTGCCGAGAGTAAACCAGTTCTGTTTGGGGAGAATTCAACATCGGGATGTCTGCTGCCTGTCAGCCGACAGGATCTGACCCGGTGTGATCTCCTCAG GGATGCTGTTACTTCCCTCCAAGCTGCTTTGATTACAGCCACTTATGTGGCAAAGAGTGGAAATCCAGATCCGCTAATAATGACAGACTGGGCGAACATAAGCT TTGTGACACTGAACTCAAGCACAACCATGGATGACACCACAAGTTCATGCAGCGGGGTTCCATCCCACCAGCATATCCACGTATTGAGTCTTATCACTGGCATGGTAGAAGGCAGAGCTCAAAGGGATATCCACAGTTTGCTAGTCAG CTACACTCTCTCCCATTGGGCCCTGGATTGTGGAGGAGGGGATTCTTCTCCATGTATGGACCCATTGGAGACCAAGTTGTTCCCCATCACCTCCTCGGTCACTTTTACTGACATTCCCATCAGCACAGGACCACCAAAAACCAG GTTTCAGGTCAACTTTACAGAGTACGACTGCAACAGAAACAATGTGTGTTGGCCTGAGCTTGCCTTTCCCATGACAAAATATTACACAG GGGAGCCATATTCTCAGTCACTGGCTAAGGGCCTCATCTTAATTTTCTTCTTCATCACCGCCTCGATCCTTGGGACCCCATGGAGACAGATCAGACAGGCATGGGCTTAA